The Podospora pseudocomata strain CBS 415.72m chromosome 1 map unlocalized CBS415.72m_1, whole genome shotgun sequence genome has a segment encoding these proteins:
- a CDS encoding uncharacterized protein (EggNog:ENOG503NUIE; COG:H; BUSCO:EOG09262DPL): MDSPAVTHLFRQLFRHHPACQSRRNLATLATALRNVRRQRLQAQELQQHYQHCRAPRQQQQHQQQHRNYVARGRGGESSKNPHNESNWQQRSEVFQEDMSKEFESYPLVTADELRSRKERPRRVKMLMRDFVEDSLYNPNYGYFSKQVVIFSPGEPFNFPSLHDEIDFQTILSKRYVEFEDALDAVSPTDTRQLWYTPTELFRPYYGEAIARYLIANYKLTTFPYHDLIIYEMGAGRGTLMLNILDYIRDVDPAVYARTQYKIIEISTQLATIQNNHLLKNSHARGHAQKVEIINQSIFDWKTKVPSPCFFLAFEVFDNFAHDVVRYDMATEAPLQGTVLIDGKGDYYEFYSRNLDPVTARFFRVRDVATDGRYKVPYPTSRFGKWLSQQRPLPGNLSEQEYVPTRLMQFFDVLGKYFPAHRLLTSDFHWLPGAIKGLNAPIVQTRYQRRPVPVSTPLVHQGYFDIMFPTDFQTSEAMYQAITGKLTRSLSHEEFMRRWAYLEETETKSGENPLLTWYKNATVMFTV; encoded by the exons ATGGACTCGCCTGCAGTTACTCACTTGTTTAGACAGCTATTTAGACATCACCCTGCCTGCCAATCGCGAAGGAACTTGGCGACCCTGGCCACAGCTCTGCGGAATGTGAGACGTCAACGGCTTCAAGCTCAGGAGCTTCAACAACATTACCAACATTGCCGTGCGCcacggcaacaacaacaacatcaacaacaacaccgaaACTATGTCGCTCGCggtagaggaggagaatCGTCAAAGAATCCACACAATGAAAGTAACTGGCAACAACGGAGCGAGGTGTTTCAGGAGGACATGTCCAAGGAGTTCGAGAGCTACCCTCTGGTCACTGCCGATGAGCTCCGAAGCAGAAAGGAACGGCCACGCCGGGTAAAGATGCTGATGCGGGACTTTGTTGAAG ACAGTCTGTACAACCCCAACTACGGTTACTTCTCCAAACAAGTTgtcatcttctcccccggcGAACCCTTcaacttcccctccctccacgaCGAAATCGATTTCCAAACTATTCTTTCGAAACGCTACGTCGAATTCGAAGACGCCCTCGACGCCGTCTCTCCAACCGATACACGCCAGCTGTGGTATACCCCTACCGAACTCTTCCGCCCTTACTATGGTGAAGCGATCGCCCGGTACCTGATCGCAAACTACAAACTCACCACCTTTCCCTACCATGATTTGATCATCTACGAAATGGGTGCCGGTCGTGGTACCCTGATGCTCAACATCCTAGACTACATTCGCGATGTGGACCCGGCCGTCTATGCTCGCACTCAGTATAAAATCATTGAAATTTCCACCCAGCTCGCCACGATtcaaaacaaccacctcttGAAAAACAGCCACGCTCGTGGACACGCCCAAAAAGTCGAAATCATTAACCAGTCCATCTTTGACTGGAAGACCAAAGTGCCGTCGCCAtgtttcttcctcgcctttgAAGTGTTTGACAACTTTGCGCATGATGTTGTCCGGTATGACATGGCCACCGAAGCTCCCCTTCAAGGAACCGTCTTGATCGATGGGAAGGGAGACTACTACGAGTTCTACAGTCGCAACTTGGACCCAGTCACGGCCCGCTTCTTCCGCGTGAGGGATGTGGCTACGGACGGGAGGTACAAGGTGCCGTACCCCACAAGCAGGTTTGGCAAGTGGCTGTCTCAGCAGAGGCCCTTGCCTGGGAACTTGAGCGAGCAGGAGTACGTCCCGACGAGGTTGATGCAGTTTTTTGACGTGTTGGGGAAGTATTTCCCTGCGCATCGGCTGCTGACGAGTGATTTCCACTGGTTGCCGGGGGCGATCAAGGGGTTGAATGCGCCGATTGTGCAGACGAGGTATCAGAGGAGGCCGGTGCCGGTTTCGACGCCTTTG GTTCATCAAGGGTACTTTGACATCATGTTTCCTACTGACTTTCAGACGTCGGAAGCGATGTACCAGGCTATTACGGGCAAACTGACGCGGTCGTTGTCTCACGAGGAGTTCATGCGCAGGTGGGCGTAtttggaggagacggagacgAAGAGTGGGGAGAATCCGCTGTTGACGTGGTATAAGAATGCTACTGTGATGTTTACTGTATAA